The window ATCTTGGAAGATGATAATATATCTGTAACATTAACTCTTAGCGGTTTTTCTTCTAACATGGATAGAATGAAAGTTGAAGTTAATGAAATATGTGATTCACAATTTAATGAAGAATGGTTTTCCTTCAACACCAATCTGTCATCCATTTCTGATAAAATAACAGAACATTAAAGCCATGTCTTTCAGCAAATGCTTCGgcttaagtgtttttttttttttcaatgaaaatagaaactagattTAAAAGCTAAACAATTACTGTTCTTGAGGTCTCTGTTGGCAGACCTCTCACCTTTTTTAATCTAGCGAGTTGCCAGATTATGTGCGAGATTAACTAAGGTCCTTTCCTGTTTTAAGAGCTTTACAGACCGAGTTTGTTCTAGAGATCTAAAAATATCGAGAAAACATTCCAAACGGCCatgccttccccccccccccttccacATCAGCCATTGCACTAGCTCCTTTGAATGTGTCCCAACTTCTATGGAGTCACTTGCCAACATTGCCCCATGGAATTCCTTGTAGCTCTCTTGCCTCGGCTTCTTGTGGACTGCCTAAATGCCCAGTCTGTTAATGCAGTGACAAGCTGGTTATAAACTgcttcctttgtatatgaattAAAGCTGACATCAGAAATGATTAGTGGATGATCAATAGTAGATAATGCAATATATTCAGGAGAGGATGGGTGTTGGGGCTCCTTGGATTCTATTTGAGCATGTGGGGGGGTTAGAAACTTATAATATGTAATGACAACATTATTGTTCTTGACTagtttttatctatttaaatcttttcttttttaataataataataataatagtaatcactaaaaaaaaaaaacacctatcTGGAGATGTTATTCATGATAGCATTAGAATCTGGTTTTTCATATTTGAAAGCTATGAATTTTCTTGCCTGCCAAAGGAAATAGGTGGTATTAATAGATAAGGTAACAGGTTTGGTTACcaagtaaagaaaagagaagagaatagtACAAACATAGCCTGAAACTTTGTCAATGGATGAATGGTGAGAAAAATTTGGGACCACGCTAATGTTCTAGGCCCGCAAGGATGAACATCTTTCCATTCTTTCCACCCCCTGGAACGCTCCCCCTCCTCGGTAGAAAAGGAACAAAAAGTCTTCATCGTGTTCATCATCCAACTaggaaaaaccctaattttaaaaaaagggtttggggggggggggtgtctaATGCGTTTgatttacccttttttattCTTGGTTGTCACCACACCTTGACGATTGCATGTGATTTTGAACCCGTCACTTAAGTTTCTACAGAAAAATGAGTAAGGGAAATGGATCAAAGTTGGATCCAAAGTcttgaaaaattacaaaattgcaacaaataaaaatgaatataCATATACATGTTGCTTCTTTATGATTCTGGACAACTTCTACTAGTTTGAGGTTGAAAATTCACCAATGAGATGGTTTTCTAGTCATTTATCACATGGATCCATTTTTATTCAATGCTATGCATCCGGGTGGATAGGAATAGAACTCAGCTTTTAAAAATGGACTGGAGACATGTTACTAATAGATCCCAGCTTTGAACTCAATTTCTGAAGGTAAAATACTTCAAGGACCAAGTTTCCCTGAGGCCATAGTAAATGGGTATTTGGGCTCAAAAGGGTATAGAAGCCACAGTTGCGTCCCGTCAATCCACACGATGGTGAAGCAAAACTTTGTCTATACGTCAATAACATCTCACTTCTTGACAAGGATGTTTTCAAGTGAGGTTCTTGGACCTAGGACAGCTTAATAAGCATTCTACCAGAATTGAAAATATGCTCTGCTAGGGAGTAGGCGAGGGGAATTTTATCAATATTTGGAAGGATCCATGAATTCCGATAATACTAGGGTACTGCCTTCCACTATGTATTTGAATTTATCTAGATTTTACAATGGTTGAGGAATTAATCATAAACGGATGTGAAATCATAAATGATTCACCATGccgttactaaaactggaagaAGATCCTCTCCAGCCGCTGGGATGCCTAGTGAGGCATTTGATAGTTGGGGGTGCTTGAGGCATGCACCCATTAGTTGGGATGCATGTCCGGGTCCTTCGAGCTGTAGGGTGCTTTACTGGCATCCTAGccgctggagaggatctggatccacCATCTCTCAGCTTGAATTCATCACCCGATCAACTGATCACCACTCTCCAAGTCAGATATACTAACTACCAAGTTTGTTGCATGACGTCGAgctaagattttttatttttttaatatcattaaTGAATCACAATGACAGAAAGAGCTTAAGAGGACATGTAGtatgtaaattaaaaattagGGGTACAAGTTTGGCCTGGGGAGTCCAAGCCCACTCAAAATCGACAGGGTGGGCTACGATTGAGTTTCCTAGGCCCAGTCTAGGACTGGGCTGGCCCTAGGCTGAGGCGTTGGTTAGCTTCAGTAGCTCAATAGTAAAGCCAAGCAATCGAAGCATGCAATTTTGCTCTGAATAGGAGAGGAGGGTGACGGATCATCCAAAGGTGGGCAtttattgaggagagagagagagagagagagagagagagagagagagagagagagagagaaccatggGGAAATGCGAGAGGATGTGTCTAAGAATCTACTACAAACCAGCATCGAGcattaatttttcttatttttctatcataaaaaaataattgataaaacacCTCACCGAATCTCTAACTAAGGATATGTTTTTTGTTTAGGAGTATGCTCTTGCGCCTGACATAGGGGGTGTGAAATGATCATTACACCCCTCTTGGTCAATGTCCaagtatgtgtttacattggctgaaGCATTCGCACATGGACCACACTCCTGAATAGAAATTCCCTTCCTAAAATTTGTTACAAAAGTACATTCAATCATCTTTATGTATAAAGTTTAAAGTTAatctaaatttttatatatatatgagtgtGTAAATGactaaatgacacctctattaatgtgtttagaatttgacatttcatttaattgtttttttatttttatttttattttataaatactcttattttatttttaaaagcaCTTGATGCAATTTTCTTTGATAAATCAATCATAAATCCATTCACGCTTTAGGGGTTTCAACTTTCACGAGTGGATCAGATTTATGTATGAAAACATCGTTGATCCATGGATTTAggatcaattttctctctcatctatAAATTCTAAATCCACTGACCATGGTTCTGGTACGTGTTTTCAACAAGCAAAAAGCCCTTTAGATGTAGAGAAAGTCAACATGGTACTTAAATGTAAATGTGAAGAAATCTGCCACGTGCAGATGTACTGGGCTAGACGGGTCGCGTtgggaggagaaggaagagtgGGGTTTGGGGTTCGGTTTGGATAGAGAGAAAACCGGGAGTGGGAACGAGAAAATTATGAATGGGGAAAGCCAAAGGGGAACAATACAGAGACTCAGCCTCTGTGCGTCTCTACCCTACTCGCCTTTGAAACTTGGGAAGGGGCTTCAGACATCTCTGATTCCCTTCTTCGACCTCCTTCCCCGAACCGGATTGTCCCCCCATCATGGAGGATCGGCTCTGCGCACAAAACGAGGTaactcccatctctctctctttcctagaAGGTTAAACCCTGGGTGGAGTTAATGACCATCAGCTTCCATCTTTATGGTTGCAGACTTGCGGTTTCTATTGGATTTTATCTTTCCTTTGAGTTCCTTGTGCGATCACACGCCCCCTGGGGGTGGTTGGGTTGGGGGAGGTGGGAAgtgtgagaagagagagagagagagagagagagagagagagagagagagagagagagagagagagagaccagcATACCTAGAAAACTCAGCCTGTTGCGGAGGAAAGAAACGGAATTCACTTATGTAACGGCACTAGAGGActtcctctccctttttttttttttttggattgggAACTGGGGTGtgtaaaaggaaattttaaGGGTAAATGCGGTGCAAGGACGCAGTATCTGGTGATTCTGAAATGGGTATGCGGTTGCCGCAATCAAAGCATTAGTGTAGTTTTAGTTCCTAACGGGTGTTAAAAATGTAGGTAGAGTGAGAATCCTGTTTTTGCTGGTAATTTCTGTCGGAAATGATTTTTGCCTTTGTGAATGTGTTTCAATTAATCGGTTCAAAAAAATGTTGTACTTTTGGAATTTTTAAATAGATGAAAGCTTAGGGATTGATTTAATTTAGTCATTTATGTGCAAATTTAACTGGAAAAACATCTGATGGTGCACTAGAAGAGAATTCTTTCGCAAAACCACTCCCAAACCCTCCAGGTTCTGTGTTCAGGAAGCTAGAAATTActtaaaatttatcatttgaccATTCAGTATATATGCTAGTTATATACCCAGCAAAGCATGCGATTTTTCCCCCTATTTATGTGCCTTTGCTTTACCAGTTTGAACCTTTTTTTGTTAACAAATGAATTCTTGGATTTGATTTGTGTTTTAGATGGAAGAACCATCATTCAACAGTGAGACATTGACTGAGAATGAAGACAATGAAATTGAGGTGGGGAATAATGATGATGGATTGGAACCATTAGCCATGATAGAACTTGACAGTGTAAACAGTGTGACTCAAAGAAGGAAGGAGTCAACACCACCTGTCGTAGGGATGGAGTTTGAATCTTACGATGAAGCTTACAACTTTTACAATTGCTATGCTAAGGAAGTAGGATTTGGCATCAGAGTAAGGAATTTATGGAGAAGACAGAAGACTAATGAAAAGTACATGGTTGTACTATGTTGCAGTAACCAGGGTTTTCGAAGAAAAAAGGATACGCATCGTTTGAgaccagaaacaagaattggTTGCTTGGCAATGGTGAGGATTAAGTTGATGAGCTCTGAAAGGTGGAGACTGATCGAAGTTAAGCTTGAACATAACCATTCAAATACCCCAGCAACCGCACAATTCTATAAATCACATAGGATGATGAATGGATTCATTAGAAAATTGGAGTTGGGTTGTGATGCAGCGGTTCAAACAACTGATCTTGTTGATGAACATAATCAATTGGAgcttaaagaagaagaagcagaagcccTTCAGAATTACCTTTGCAAAATGCAGTTGGTGAGTCCAAGCTTCTTTTACTTGATGGATCTCAATAATGGACGTCTAAGAAACGTGTTTTGGGCCGACGGAAGGTCTAGAGCTTCATATGGTTACTTTGGAGATGTAGTTATATTTGATACTACGtatttgatgaaaaaatatgACTTGTCGTTTGCACCATTTGTTGGAGTTAACCATCATGGGCAGTCAGTGTTATTGGGTTGCAGTTTACTTGTCGATGAGTCTGTAGAGTCATTTGTTTGGTTGTTCAAGACATGGCTGACATGTATGTCAGGACGATCCCCATCTACCATAATTACTGACCATAATAAGGCATTGCAAAAGGCAATTGCTGAGGTGCTACCAGAAACTCGTCATCGTATGTCTTTGTGGCACATTATGGAAAGAGCTCCTGAGAAATTGAAACTCCTACATGAATTTGAGGAAGTTAAAATGGCGATGAGCATGGCAGTTTATGATTCATTGAGAGTGGATGAATTTGAAACAGCTTGGGAGGATATGGTACAGCATTATGGTGTTCAGGACAATGAATGGCTTCAGATGGTATATGAAGATCGACAGCATTGGGTGCCAGCTTTTTTGAAGGATACTTTTTCTGCAGGAATGGCAACCACTCAAAGGAACCAAATTGCAAAATCTTTTTTTGATGGATATGTGCATAAGCACACTAATTTGAAAGACTTTCTAGGAAAGTATGAACTAGCTCTAGTAAATGCATATCAAAAAGAAGCCAAGGCAGATATTGAGTCAAGGGATTTATGTCCTTGCTTAAAAACAAGATGTTGTTATGAGAGACAGCTTTCCCAAGTGTACACATGTGAAATATTTCGAAAGTTCCAACATGAGGTTGAAGAGATGTTATTTTGTTTTAACACAGCACAAGTACATGTCAGTGGACCAATCGTTACATACATAGTCAAGGAACGTGTTGACGGCAATGCAAATGAGATTAGGGATTATGAGGTTCAGTATAATACAGCTGATATGGAAGTCCATTGCATCTGTGGTTGCTTTAGCTTTAATGGTTACTTATGTAAACATGCACTAAGCGTGCTTAACTATAATGGTGTCGAGGAAATTCCGCCTCTGTACATTTTACCACGATGGAGAAAGGATTTTAAACATGTCTTTGTTCCAAACCATGGCTCCATTCGTGTTGATATTGACAACTCAGtggaatggtatgatcatttgTATAAACGTGCTATCCTAGTTGTCGAGGAGGGGATGATATCTCCAGAACATTTCAAGGTCGCTTTACAATCTTTGGAGGACTCCCTAAGCAGGGTTCATCTTGTGGAAGATATTGAGTTAAATATAACACCTACAAGAGCACAACGAAGTATGGCTGAAACTCATAAGGTGCAAGATCTTTCTCAAGTGAAGCGACCATGTCGACCAAAACAAAGTCGAGGCCAGGTGGAGAAAATCTGTGAAGACACATGGGGTAAGGTATGGTAATGACTTCAAGAACTTATGGAGTCTTTAGTGTGTATTCCCATAATTATTTAGTGAAAGTTACCACAGTTCTTGTAATGGTATGAAGCTATACCATGCATAGGGATCATAATTTTAGTAATTGAAGTGTCCAAAATGTGGGTTCCCATGCCGAAAATTCATTAGCCAAGAATCAATCTAATTATGTGGTATAAAGTGAATTAACATGTAGATCCTTTTTGGATAGTATAAAGATGTTATAAGGCAAAATATCTACAGAACAATCTCAATTAACACGTAGATCCTTTTTGGACATTATAAGATACAAGGCAAACTATCTACAAAAGAATCTCTCTTTGTAGacaggtgtgtgtgtgtgagagagagagagagagagataagaaaaCTAAGGAATAAAACCTAGTTATCAACTCATCAACTCATCAACAACTACAACACCAACAAAAACCTCAATCGTATCCccacttaatggggtcggctacgtggatacaaaacaaaataggaaaatctGAGGTCAAACAAAATAGGAGATATGAAAGTGAAAGGAAAGCAGCACAGCCCAGCAAGTcgggaaaatctcagctaaatggggtcggttacatggatccttgccctctagTCGACTTAGGACAAGTCCTAGACTATGCATGTTATTCCTTattacttctcctatggtcagtcgactctatctgaggtcatacttgggacaagacctagactatgcatgttATTCCTTattacttctcctatggtcattttaggactgcccctagctcttttagcccCTTCAACCAGAATCAGATCACTTCGCCTTACTAGAGTATCCctaggcctctgttgaacatggtcatacaaCCTCAAATGATTTGTTGAAGCTTGTCACTGATCAGAGCAACTCTAAAATCAGCTataatacaatcattccttattttattctttctaGTTCtgtcacacatccatcttaacattctcCTTTGTTACACATAGCTTCTCTAGATGATACTTCTTAACTACTCAACATTTTGCCCCATACATAATAGCAAGTTATGCAACAGTtatatagaattttcctttaagctttaaaggaatacattgGTCACATAGCACTCTGGTCGCACctttccacttcatccatccctctttaattctttgtgaaacatcagcctctttattaaaatattcagtttgcggtatctctctcctgaATTTTCACCATATTAATATCCATCATGGTGTGacaagttacacatcatatactccgtcttcgatctactaatcttaaagccTCTTGTTTCTATGGTTCATCTCCATAGCTCTAACTTTCACTATATCGTACActttgtatctctctctcctcaattttcaccatatcatTATCCATCATGGTGTGACaaattacacatcatatactctgtcttcgATCTATTAATCTTAAAGCCTCTTGTTTCCATGGTTCATCTTTCTCATTCACCAAAACAACATCATTAGGTGAAGAGCATACATCACGGGACCTCGTCTTAAATGCTattggttaaatcatctatgataagcacaaacaaataagggcttaaggttgATCCCTGATATAACCCAATCGTAATTGAGAATTCATTGTGTTTACCTCCCACAAATCTCACATTAGTCACCACActctcatacatatcttta is drawn from Macadamia integrifolia cultivar HAES 741 chromosome 7, SCU_Mint_v3, whole genome shotgun sequence and contains these coding sequences:
- the LOC122085055 gene encoding protein FAR1-RELATED SEQUENCE 6-like, giving the protein MEDRLCAQNEMEEPSFNSETLTENEDNEIEVGNNDDGLEPLAMIELDSVNSVTQRRKESTPPVVGMEFESYDEAYNFYNCYAKEVGFGIRVRNLWRRQKTNEKYMVVLCCSNQGFRRKKDTHRLRPETRIGCLAMVRIKLMSSERWRLIEVKLEHNHSNTPATAQFYKSHRMMNGFIRKLELGCDAAVQTTDLVDEHNQLELKEEEAEALQNYLCKMQLVSPSFFYLMDLNNGRLRNVFWADGRSRASYGYFGDVVIFDTTYLMKKYDLSFAPFVGVNHHGQSVLLGCSLLVDESVESFVWLFKTWLTCMSGRSPSTIITDHNKALQKAIAEVLPETRHRMSLWHIMERAPEKLKLLHEFEEVKMAMSMAVYDSLRVDEFETAWEDMVQHYGVQDNEWLQMVYEDRQHWVPAFLKDTFSAGMATTQRNQIAKSFFDGYVHKHTNLKDFLGKYELALVNAYQKEAKADIESRDLCPCLKTRCCYERQLSQVYTCEIFRKFQHEVEEMLFCFNTAQVHVSGPIVTYIVKERVDGNANEIRDYEVQYNTADMEVHCICGCFSFNGYLCKHALSVLNYNGVEEIPPLYILPRWRKDFKHVFVPNHGSIRVDIDNSVEWYDHLYKRAILVVEEGMISPEHFKVALQSLEDSLSRVHLVEDIELNITPTRAQRSMAETHKVQDLSQVKRPCRPKQSRGQVEKICEDTWGKNDTQVGSKRLRPIEPATANLDLGNLVGTQLTQESTCQSGIVEQFFIGVDQDV